In Helianthus annuus cultivar XRQ/B chromosome 3, HanXRQr2.0-SUNRISE, whole genome shotgun sequence, a single window of DNA contains:
- the LOC110919302 gene encoding uncharacterized protein LOC110919302 has translation MRRRNLWEELKSIKEQKEGLWIMMGDFNEVREEGDRMISRFDNHNAMIFNTFIAESGLLEYQMGGYKFTYMPEDGSSPSKIDRVLVCNEFMNIWPMAKFEALARNLSDHSPISLVCSSPDFGPIPFRFYNSWLELNGIEEVVHKVLGEHGDGSSSVKEVAGILKKLKGDIKQWISETKRKQEKELNENKKAVEDIEKMAETRSLTRMEKEKRIQSKWKIKKYEKRRLEDLK, from the coding sequence ATGCGAAGAAGAAATTTATGGGAGGAACTAAAAAGCATCAAAGAACAGAAAGAAGGACTATGGATCATGATGGGAGATTTCAACGAAGTGAGAGAAGAGGGAGATAGAATGATTTCGAGATTTGATAACCATAATGCAATGATTTTTAACACGTTTATAGCAGAATCAGGGTTGTTAGAATATCAAATGGGGGGCTACAAGTTCACATATATGCCGGAAGATGGATCCAGCCCAAGCAAAATAGACAGGGTTTTAGTCTGTAACGAGTTTATGAACATATGGCCAATGGCGAAATTCGAAGCACTAGCAAGGAACCTATCGGATCACAGCCCTATTTCGCTGGTTTGTTCGTCACCAGACTTTGGTCCTATTCCTTTTAGATTCTATAATAGTTGGCTGGAATTAAATGGAATTGAAGAAGTGGTACACAAAGTTTTGGGTGAACATGGAGACGGGTCAAGCTCGGTAAAAGAAGTGGCGGGTATATTGAAAAAACTTAAAGGTGACATAAAGCAATGGATAAGTGAGACAAAGAGAAAACAGGAGAAAGAGCTAAATGAGAACAAGAAAGCTGTAGAAGATATCGAAAAAATGGCAGAAACCCGAAGCCTCACAAGAATGGAAAAGGAGAAAAGAATACAAAGCAAATGGAAAATAAAGAAGTATGAGAAAAGGAGGCTGGAAGACTTAAAATAG